A region of the Labeo rohita strain BAU-BD-2019 chromosome 5, IGBB_LRoh.1.0, whole genome shotgun sequence genome:
tttcaaataaattagtACCTCAGCATGCTGTTTTATACGATTTAAAGCTATGCAGATTACATTACCATTACTCAAAGGTTGCATCAGAATGGAATATGGTCGTTTTCCCTGATAGGCATCCATTATGTAATCTGAAggtgttttcttttttcgtACTTCCTTTGGTGCTGCAACTGTAGTATTGTTATACTCTGTATACAAAGCACTGTTTATTCCACTCCATTGTTTTTCAAATGCAGTGCAATAAGTCTGATTTGATCAGTTTATGTGTCAACAGGTAGACGCCCTCATGTGCCCATGGAAAAGGCGGCTTTCGAGGGGTGGCTGGAGTCGGTTTCCACCACCTTCCTGGCGCTAAGTGACCAGCAGCGCAATCAATCGCTGGACCACCTTATCTCACTAAGCGGCGCCGCCCAACTGCGACACCTGTCCAATAGGCTGGAAGCACTGCTGAAGCGAGATTTCCTGCGCTTGTTGCCATTAGAGCTGGCCTTCTACCTGCTGCGCTGGCTGGACCCCCAAACCCTGCTTACCTGCTGTCTGGTGTGCAAGCAGTGGAATAAAGTCATCAATGCCTGTACAGAAGTGTGGCAGAGTGTGTGTCGAGACCTGGGCTGGCGCATCGATGAGTCCATCCAGGATGCGACACACTGGAAAGGTGTTTACCTAAAGGCCAAACTGCGCATGAAGCAGCTAAGGGAGGAGGATGCTTTTGAGACAAGCTCACTCATTGGGCACAGTGCTCGGGTATATGCTCTCTACTACCGGGATGGGCTCCTCTGCACAGGTGCGTCATTTTTATAGTTGTCTGTCCTAGTGGGTGTGGTCAAAATGAGATCTGTTGTGATGTTAAAGTCACCATAAAATCCCTAACTAATTTCTAAATGCATCTTATTGTTCttatcatgaatgattcatgcCTGCATATGTTTTGGCATTGAGCTTGTAATTTTTAATCCAGTTTCTAATATAGCTCAATTTTCCAGTGAAGCGGCAGACTTCACTCATTTCCACCAACATCCTTTTGTTAAAAATCGACTTCAAACTCGCATTCAGAGCTGCCTCCATCCAATCATCCATTTTCGATAATCTGTTTCTCTCGGATGTACCACAATACTACAGAAAGGATCTGTCGCTACTTCCTTTGCATGCAGTATTAAATGGTGTTTTATCCCATACATTAGTTCAATTTAGTCTCCAGTGTAGAGCTGAATAAGTTATTGTGCTCCGTATGGATTCATGCATTCATATATGTTAATCTGAAATTAGAAATCCGAAGTAGTTGGTTTATGTAAAGCTATCTATCTTGGTTTTTATAAACTGAACTGAATATGGCTgaagttttgttctttttacaAAGCCATATTTACTCCACGGCATTAAAACAACACATACTGTGAGGGAATCCAAGTAAGTCATTAAATTCTGGTGAACTATGGGTAATAGTCTGAAGATATTACTTGTTTTTAATGACAGTCACGTTTGGTGGGGCACTGATCAAACACGTCCTTCCCCTTAGGTTCTGATGACCTGTCAGCCAAACTATGGGATGTCCGCACAGGGCAGTGCGTCTACGGCATCCAGACCCACACTTGTGCCACTGTCAAATTTGATGAGCAGAAACTGGTGACAGGGTCTTTTGACAACACCATTGCATGCTGGGAGTGGAGCACTGGTGCCAAAATCCAGCAATTCCGAGGACATACTGGGGCAGGTTGGTGTTAAGTTCTCAAAGTTTTTCCAGCTAATGGCAGAAAGAAGAtgaacattaaaggagaagtccacttccagaacaaaaattgacagataatgtactcaccccttgtcatccaagatgttcatgtcttgagggaaacatttcaggatttttctcaatataatggacgggtatggtgccccgataatgaacttccaaaatgcaatttaaatgcggcttcaaacaatcccaaatgtgattgtaaatgatcccagtcaaggaagaagggtcttatctagcaaaacaatcggttaggttagggtatgttgaaaaactcccatctcatgttcttcctcaacttcaaaatcgtcttatattgctgtttt
Encoded here:
- the fbxw2 gene encoding F-box/WD repeat-containing protein 2; amino-acid sequence: MEKAAFEGWLESVSTTFLALSDQQRNQSLDHLISLSGAAQLRHLSNRLEALLKRDFLRLLPLELAFYLLRWLDPQTLLTCCLVCKQWNKVINACTEVWQSVCRDLGWRIDESIQDATHWKGVYLKAKLRMKQLREEDAFETSSLIGHSARVYALYYRDGLLCTGSDDLSAKLWDVRTGQCVYGIQTHTCATVKFDEQKLVTGSFDNTIACWEWSTGAKIQQFRGHTGAVFSIDYNDELDTLVSGSADFTVKVWSLSSGTCVNTLTGHTEWVTKVHLQKSQVESMMHSPGDYILLSVDKYEIKVWPIGREINCKCLKTLSVSEDRSVCLQPRLQFDGRYIVCCSDLGIYQWDFASFDVIRVIKPQQDPSSLSLLSFGEVFALLFDNHHLYVMDLRTEVTVGRWPLPAYRKSKRGSSFLPGVTAWLNGLDGKNDAGLVFATSMPDHSIHLVLWRENG